The following proteins are encoded in a genomic region of Desulfovibrio sp. TomC:
- a CDS encoding twin-arginine translocase TatA/TatE family subunit, which produces MFSGLLQPMHLIVILVVVLIIYGPGKLANLGHDLGKSIREFKSAMEEHHVGSSQITAETKPAAQPAPRAMDMAEEVRPADKA; this is translated from the coding sequence ATGTTTTCCGGTTTATTGCAGCCCATGCATCTCATCGTCATTCTGGTGGTGGTCCTGATCATCTACGGTCCGGGCAAACTGGCCAACCTCGGCCACGATCTGGGAAAATCCATCCGTGAGTTCAAGTCGGCCATGGAGGAACACCACGTGGGGTCCAGCCAGATTACGGCCGAGACCAAGCCGGCCGCCCAACCCGCTCCCCGGGCCATGGACATGGCCGAGGAAGTCCGGCCGGCCGACAAGGCCTAG
- a CDS encoding TMEM175 family protein: MGTGRLEAFSDGVIAIIITIMVLELRVPHGDSMSALQPLFSTFLSYILSFVYVGIYWSNHHHMLHATQHVNGGILWANLHLLFWLSLIPFTTGWMGQNHFSAAPCALYGTVLLLSSIAYWILQRTIIAAQGHSSLLKIAVGRDFKGKISPVLYLIAIPTAFFAEWVAEGIYVLVAMIWLIPDRRIERFLENKDT, encoded by the coding sequence ATGGGAACTGGCCGGCTGGAAGCCTTTAGCGATGGCGTCATCGCCATCATTATTACCATTATGGTTTTGGAATTGAGGGTCCCTCATGGCGACTCCATGAGTGCCTTGCAGCCGCTGTTCTCTACATTTTTAAGCTACATACTCAGTTTTGTGTATGTTGGAATATATTGGAGCAATCATCATCACATGCTCCACGCAACGCAACACGTCAATGGCGGCATTCTTTGGGCCAATCTACATCTGTTGTTCTGGCTGTCATTGATCCCATTCACGACAGGGTGGATGGGGCAAAACCATTTTTCCGCTGCGCCTTGTGCCTTATACGGCACGGTTCTCCTGCTGTCCTCCATTGCCTATTGGATCCTACAGCGAACGATCATTGCCGCCCAGGGCCATAGTTCACTCCTTAAAATCGCGGTTGGCCGGGACTTTAAAGGAAAAATATCTCCGGTGCTCTACTTGATTGCCATACCGACAGCTTTTTTTGCGGAGTGGGTCGCTGAGGGGATCTATGTCCTTGTCGCCATGATTTGGCTCATTCCGGACCGTCGCATTGAACGGTTTTTAGAAAATAAAGATACCTAG
- a CDS encoding response regulator: MPVLLIADDSMFQRFQTAKTAKEAGFDVLEAKDGEECLRLAREHRPHVLLLDLNMPDPGGVAVLEVLSREQPGIQVCVVTADIQETTRSRCMELGAREFLNKPVDQAVLRETLASLLVSRKD, from the coding sequence ATGCCCGTATTGCTTATTGCCGACGACTCCATGTTCCAGCGATTCCAGACCGCCAAAACCGCCAAGGAAGCCGGGTTTGACGTCCTCGAGGCCAAGGACGGCGAAGAATGCCTGCGTCTGGCCCGGGAACACCGCCCCCACGTCCTGCTCCTGGACCTCAACATGCCCGATCCGGGGGGGGTGGCCGTGCTGGAAGTCCTGTCCCGGGAACAGCCCGGCATCCAGGTCTGCGTGGTCACGGCCGACATCCAGGAAACCACCCGTTCCCGGTGTATGGAACTCGGCGCCCGGGAGTTTCTCAACAAGCCCGTTGACCAGGCCGTCCTGCGCGAGACCCTGGCCAGCCTGCTTGTCTCCCGCAAGGATTGA
- a CDS encoding ATP-binding protein, with protein sequence MARTDFNFLFGRRLRHLRRLCGLTQAGLAGQSGVSLEHLNKIERGAAAPSLAVVEAFCQALAVEPAVLFLFSPGNRDAPDAAGINWAAAHARQGFFAWQPASGIMRVAGSLRRLLGYSGKERHEPLQSFFDTVFPKEAAATAAALAALTAPGDRQTLAVLFCRRDGELRHGSLMLELVGNTRDGLWGVGVLADVSEPYRLERMVRAEAALVDRRVRERTTRLERTMDRLRREGAELAEQLRRYQGVFENAPLGIALTTPEGRYIEANTALARLYGYDSPAQLGRMVHNIADQLYADPTKRDELALRLAEDGRVDRFEASVRRRDGTLLATRRNVRIVTGPTGELSHYEHFVQDSSALESAEHDLRRYARIIAASSDLVALVDPQGRYLFVNDAYVAAYGRSQDAIVGHHVAEFLGQQYFDEIMAPRMAECLRGDNVRFEVWLQLEGLGRRYLSIQYSPWSEAGLDHRCVVINARDMTETRLAVEELRDSEKTTSILYRVSSAVATEEDMDGLFTTIRNILGEAIDVHEFSIALADRDNDCLDYVLFDSQDEPQPPPLTGLANRLTPLTRDNFSDFKETSVLIEVMRTAHPLLVTRRGMRLTGLTCPGGRIPEVWLGVPIRVRQEVLGVMAVMHFSDAGRYGKKEAELLLSVAEQLALGVERRRNLKALWAAKEEADRANQAKSRFLASMSHEIRTPMNAILGLTDMTLHTALTPEQRDYMETVQESAQHLLGILNDILDFSKIEARQMDLELVDYDLHELFRSVVKTLGVSARNKDLWLNLDITAGAPRLVRGDPGKIRQILVNLVGNAVKFTAAGGVSLRLCHAPPDAGQPPRLHLTVADTGIGIDPALFDTIFESFRQADNSTARRYGGTGLGLAISREMAHLMEGDITVVSTPGKGSCFTLTIPFVPGRPTTAHPVPQPGRRRRLRVLLAEDNPVNIKLMNIHLAKLGHEAVIATSGEAALTELAQSRFDLVLMDIEMPSMDGLTAARLIRAGGRPQNPVTDPDVPIVAVTAHVSQDVRQACTAAGMNAYIFKPINLDELASTIDLLTPSEAATPVTPAAATELPAPPAQSPVPADGPKGVLDTDWALARLGIDQEIFSPILAISLQELRKRLEATDLALKDRDMAKLSLHGHTMKSAAATIGAALCQELAAALERAGKQQHYDEAVRLTAQLRNAFADVLAAVGQS encoded by the coding sequence ATGGCCCGAACTGATTTCAACTTTCTTTTTGGCCGCAGATTGCGGCACTTACGGCGCTTATGCGGTCTGACCCAGGCTGGTCTGGCCGGCCAGTCGGGCGTTTCCCTTGAGCATTTAAACAAGATCGAGCGAGGAGCGGCCGCTCCGTCCCTGGCTGTGGTCGAGGCCTTTTGCCAGGCGCTGGCGGTGGAGCCGGCGGTGTTGTTTTTGTTTAGCCCGGGCAACCGGGATGCACCTGACGCGGCCGGCATCAACTGGGCCGCGGCCCACGCCCGACAGGGATTTTTCGCCTGGCAGCCGGCCAGCGGGATAATGCGGGTGGCCGGGTCGTTGCGTCGGCTGCTTGGCTATTCCGGCAAAGAGCGGCATGAACCGTTGCAGTCATTTTTCGACACGGTCTTCCCCAAGGAGGCTGCGGCAACGGCTGCCGCGCTGGCCGCCCTGACCGCTCCGGGCGACCGTCAGACGCTGGCGGTGCTCTTTTGTCGCCGTGACGGCGAGTTGCGCCATGGGTCCCTGATGCTGGAGCTGGTGGGCAACACCCGCGACGGCCTGTGGGGCGTGGGCGTGTTGGCCGACGTGTCCGAACCGTACCGGCTGGAGCGGATGGTGCGGGCCGAAGCCGCCCTGGTGGATCGACGGGTGCGCGAGCGCACGACCCGGCTGGAACGAACCATGGATCGGCTGCGCCGGGAAGGCGCCGAACTGGCCGAGCAGCTGCGCCGTTACCAGGGTGTTTTCGAAAATGCCCCGCTGGGCATTGCCCTGACCACCCCCGAGGGCCGCTATATCGAAGCCAATACGGCCTTGGCCCGGCTGTACGGCTATGACTCGCCAGCCCAGTTGGGGCGCATGGTCCACAACATAGCCGACCAGCTCTATGCCGATCCGACCAAGCGCGACGAGCTCGCCCTCCGGTTGGCCGAGGATGGCCGGGTGGACCGTTTCGAGGCCTCGGTGCGGCGACGGGACGGCACCTTGCTGGCCACCCGGCGAAATGTCCGGATCGTAACCGGACCAACCGGGGAACTCTCGCATTACGAGCATTTCGTACAGGATTCTTCGGCCCTGGAAAGCGCCGAACACGATCTGCGCCGCTATGCCCGTATCATTGCCGCCTCCTCGGACCTCGTGGCCCTGGTCGATCCGCAGGGCCGGTATCTGTTCGTCAACGACGCCTATGTGGCGGCCTATGGCCGGAGCCAGGACGCCATTGTCGGCCACCATGTCGCAGAATTTCTTGGACAACAGTATTTCGACGAGATCATGGCCCCGCGGATGGCCGAATGCTTGCGCGGCGACAATGTCCGTTTCGAGGTCTGGCTGCAGTTGGAAGGCCTGGGTCGCCGCTATCTCTCCATCCAGTATTCGCCCTGGTCCGAGGCAGGACTCGACCACCGTTGCGTGGTCATCAATGCCCGGGACATGACCGAGACCAGACTGGCCGTGGAAGAACTGCGCGACAGCGAAAAAACCACCTCCATCCTGTACCGGGTCTCCAGTGCCGTGGCCACGGAAGAGGACATGGACGGTCTGTTTACGACCATTCGCAACATCCTTGGCGAAGCCATAGACGTGCATGAATTTTCCATTGCCCTGGCCGATCGGGACAACGATTGCCTCGACTATGTGCTTTTCGACAGCCAGGACGAACCGCAGCCGCCCCCTCTGACGGGTCTGGCCAACCGGCTCACCCCCCTGACCCGCGACAATTTCAGCGACTTCAAGGAAACAAGCGTCTTGATCGAAGTCATGCGCACGGCCCACCCCCTGCTTGTCACCCGGCGGGGGATGCGCCTGACCGGTCTGACCTGTCCGGGCGGCCGTATCCCCGAGGTCTGGCTTGGCGTCCCCATCCGGGTGCGCCAGGAGGTGCTCGGCGTCATGGCGGTGATGCATTTTTCCGATGCCGGCCGGTACGGCAAGAAGGAAGCCGAACTCCTGCTGTCCGTGGCCGAACAGCTGGCCCTTGGCGTGGAGCGTCGGCGCAACCTCAAGGCCCTTTGGGCCGCCAAAGAGGAAGCCGACCGGGCCAACCAGGCCAAAAGCCGGTTTTTGGCCAGCATGAGCCACGAAATCCGCACGCCCATGAACGCCATTTTGGGCCTGACCGACATGACCCTGCACACCGCACTGACCCCGGAGCAACGCGACTACATGGAAACGGTCCAGGAATCGGCCCAGCACCTGCTCGGCATTTTAAACGACATCCTGGACTTTTCCAAAATCGAGGCCCGCCAGATGGACCTTGAGCTGGTGGATTACGATCTCCACGAGCTATTCCGTTCGGTGGTCAAGACGCTCGGCGTTTCGGCCCGGAACAAGGACCTGTGGCTCAACCTGGACATCACCGCCGGCGCCCCCCGCCTTGTTCGCGGCGATCCCGGCAAAATCCGCCAGATCCTGGTCAATCTTGTGGGCAATGCCGTCAAATTCACCGCCGCCGGCGGCGTGTCCCTGCGGCTTTGCCATGCGCCGCCTGACGCGGGACAGCCCCCCCGGCTGCATCTCACCGTGGCCGACACCGGCATCGGCATCGACCCGGCCCTGTTTGACACTATTTTCGAAAGCTTCCGCCAGGCCGACAATTCCACGGCCCGCCGCTACGGCGGCACCGGCCTTGGGCTGGCCATCAGCCGGGAGATGGCCCATCTCATGGAAGGCGACATTACCGTGGTTTCCACCCCGGGCAAGGGCAGTTGTTTCACCCTGACCATCCCCTTTGTCCCGGGCCGGCCAACCACCGCCCACCCAGTCCCCCAGCCGGGCAGACGACGCCGCCTGCGGGTGCTGCTGGCCGAGGACAACCCGGTCAATATCAAACTGATGAACATTCACCTCGCCAAACTCGGCCATGAGGCGGTCATCGCCACCTCCGGCGAGGCGGCTTTGACCGAGCTGGCCCAGTCGCGTTTCGACCTGGTGCTGATGGATATCGAGATGCCGTCCATGGACGGCCTGACCGCCGCCCGCCTCATCCGGGCCGGCGGCAGGCCCCAGAACCCGGTAACTGATCCCGACGTGCCCATTGTGGCCGTCACCGCCCATGTTTCCCAGGATGTGCGCCAGGCCTGCACCGCCGCCGGCATGAATGCCTATATCTTCAAACCGATCAACCTCGACGAACTGGCCTCGACCATCGACCTGCTCACCCCTTCGGAAGCCGCCACGCCCGTCACGCCGGCGGCGGCGACGGAACTGCCGGCCCCGCCGGCCCAGTCCCCTGTCCCGGCCGACGGCCCCAAGGGCGTACTGGACACGGATTGGGCTTTGGCCCGCCTGGGCATCGATCAAGAAATCTTCAGTCCCATTCTGGCTATTTCTTTGCAGGAATTACGAAAACGCCTGGAGGCGACGGACCTCGCCCTCAAGGATCGGGACATGGCCAAGCTGTCTCTGCACGGCCACACCATGAAATCGGCGGCAGCCACCATCGGCGCAGCCCTATGCCAGGAATTGGCCGCCGCACTGGAACGGGCCGGCAAACAGCAACACTATGACGAAGCGGTGCGCCTGACCGCCCAGCTTCGAAACGCCTTTGCCGACGTCCTGGCTGCTGTCGGACAATCTTGA
- a CDS encoding ABC transporter ATP-binding protein: MEQPHDEPILAVEAARKSYGAFEAVQNVSFAVRRGECFGLLGPNGAGKTTTIRMIYGFSPASGGTIRVFGQDIRTGFRRIKARLGVCQQGNTLDPDLSVLENLLVFAGYFGIPRAEAQARADELLAFFALEAKKRFQYEELSGGMARRLMLARAIINRPELLILDEPTTGLDPQSRNTLWDRLLDLKRQGLTILLTTHAMEEAERFCDRLCIIDHGQVVAAGEPAGLLAEHVGRHALEVESPEEAMAVHLAQAGIRFDRSGRRLIVYGDDKAALLALRERFCAESGFIRPATLEDVFLRLTGRELRE, translated from the coding sequence ATGGAACAGCCGCACGACGAACCGATCCTCGCTGTCGAGGCTGCGCGCAAGAGCTACGGCGCTTTCGAGGCGGTGCAAAACGTCAGCTTTGCCGTGCGCCGGGGCGAGTGCTTCGGCCTGCTTGGCCCCAACGGGGCCGGCAAGACCACCACCATCCGTATGATTTATGGCTTCTCGCCGGCCTCAGGCGGGACTATCAGGGTTTTTGGCCAGGATATCCGCACCGGCTTTCGCCGCATCAAGGCCCGGCTTGGGGTCTGCCAACAGGGCAATACCCTGGACCCGGACCTAAGCGTCCTGGAAAATCTGCTCGTTTTTGCCGGCTACTTCGGCATTCCCCGGGCCGAGGCCCAGGCCCGGGCCGACGAGCTGCTGGCCTTTTTCGCCCTGGAAGCCAAAAAACGCTTCCAGTACGAGGAACTTTCCGGCGGCATGGCCCGCCGTCTCATGCTGGCCCGGGCCATCATCAATCGCCCGGAACTGCTCATTCTCGACGAGCCGACCACCGGTCTTGACCCGCAGTCGCGCAACACCCTCTGGGACCGCCTGCTCGATCTCAAGCGGCAAGGCCTGACCATCCTGCTCACCACCCACGCCATGGAGGAGGCCGAGCGGTTTTGCGACCGGTTGTGCATTATCGACCACGGCCAGGTGGTGGCGGCGGGGGAGCCGGCCGGGCTGTTGGCCGAGCATGTCGGGCGTCACGCCCTGGAAGTGGAGTCCCCGGAAGAGGCCATGGCCGTGCATCTCGCCCAGGCCGGCATCCGGTTTGACCGATCCGGCCGGCGGCTCATTGTCTACGGCGACGACAAGGCGGCCCTGCTCGCCTTGCGGGAGCGATTTTGCGCCGAGTCGGGTTTTATCCGGCCGGCCACCCTGGAAGACGTCTTTTTGCGCCTGACCGGCAGGGAGCTTCGGGAATGA
- a CDS encoding substrate-binding domain-containing protein, producing the protein MRTISLLVLVLCLFAAAAFAGPNVEERYGPGPKSFTLATGSPGELGLLRQLGEAYCAANQCRLDWIKAGSGQSLDLLKAGETDMIMVHAPAAEKKAQAEGWAGCASLIGSNEFFIVGPANDPAGIAKAASAAAAYQKIAKAQARFFSRGDNSGTHKKEMDTWKDAGIEPAGDWYIVTKAFMTATLKRANDEGGYFMTDSSTWAAEKNNTPKLAVLFSGDKKLVNTYHALCAQKDGKPVSDLAAGFITFVASPKGQAIINAFGKETHGEALYNDAAYAKKYE; encoded by the coding sequence ATGCGCACCATCAGCCTTCTGGTCCTGGTCCTGTGTCTGTTCGCCGCCGCCGCATTCGCCGGCCCCAACGTCGAAGAGCGTTATGGTCCCGGGCCCAAGAGCTTCACCCTGGCCACCGGCAGCCCCGGCGAGCTGGGCCTTTTGCGTCAGCTCGGCGAAGCCTACTGCGCGGCCAACCAATGCCGCCTCGACTGGATCAAGGCCGGCTCCGGACAGTCCCTTGATCTGCTCAAAGCCGGTGAAACCGACATGATCATGGTCCACGCCCCGGCCGCCGAGAAAAAAGCCCAGGCCGAAGGCTGGGCTGGCTGCGCCAGCCTCATCGGCTCCAACGAATTCTTCATCGTCGGTCCGGCCAACGACCCTGCCGGCATCGCCAAAGCCGCCTCCGCCGCCGCCGCCTACCAGAAGATAGCCAAAGCCCAGGCCAGATTCTTCTCGCGCGGCGACAACTCCGGGACCCACAAAAAAGAAATGGATACCTGGAAAGACGCCGGCATCGAACCCGCCGGCGACTGGTACATCGTCACCAAAGCCTTCATGACCGCCACCCTCAAACGCGCCAACGACGAAGGCGGCTACTTCATGACCGACAGCAGCACCTGGGCGGCCGAAAAAAACAATACGCCCAAACTGGCCGTCCTGTTCTCGGGCGATAAAAAGCTCGTCAATACCTACCACGCCCTGTGCGCCCAGAAAGACGGCAAACCCGTCTCCGACCTGGCCGCAGGCTTCATCACCTTTGTCGCCTCGCCCAAAGGCCAAGCCATCATCAATGCCTTTGGCAAAGAAACCCACGGCGAAGCCCTCTACAACGACGCCGCCTACGCCAAGAAATACGAATAA
- a CDS encoding TetR/AcrR family transcriptional regulator — protein sequence MDTSHSRTARAPKDREATKRRLIAAVGRVLARQGFRAVGVNTVAREAGVDKVLIYRYFDGLPGLVAAFSREGDFWPDLAELTGGDEPAFLALPFAERVVVAARNYLRGIRSRPLTQEILAWRFIEHNELTEALDTARAEGGEGILELVARGEVIPPVDLRVFYAVLGAALNHLAVRERREPTFAGLSLDDPASWDRLDAMIGRIIRGVLGQD from the coding sequence ATGGACACCAGCCACAGTCGCACCGCCCGTGCGCCCAAGGACCGCGAAGCCACCAAACGCCGGCTCATTGCCGCTGTGGGCCGGGTGCTGGCCCGGCAGGGCTTCCGGGCGGTCGGGGTCAACACCGTGGCCCGGGAGGCCGGGGTGGATAAGGTGCTCATCTACCGCTATTTCGACGGCCTGCCCGGATTGGTGGCCGCCTTTTCCCGGGAGGGCGACTTCTGGCCGGACCTGGCCGAACTGACCGGCGGGGATGAACCGGCCTTTCTGGCCCTGCCCTTTGCCGAGCGGGTGGTGGTGGCGGCCCGGAACTATCTGCGCGGCATCCGGTCGCGGCCGCTGACCCAGGAAATCCTGGCCTGGCGGTTTATCGAGCACAACGAACTGACCGAGGCCCTGGACACGGCCCGGGCCGAGGGCGGGGAGGGCATCCTGGAACTGGTGGCCAGGGGCGAGGTCATACCGCCGGTGGATCTCAGGGTTTTTTATGCCGTACTTGGGGCGGCGCTCAACCATCTGGCCGTGCGGGAGCGGCGGGAGCCGACCTTTGCCGGCCTGTCCCTGGACGATCCGGCCAGTTGGGACCGTCTGGACGCCATGATCGGCCGCATCATCCGGGGCGTGCTCGGCCAGGACTGA
- a CDS encoding pirin family protein, translating to MPTRRIVKVFKSRPAVEGAGVHLKRAFGNSQVPQFDPFLMLDDFHTSNPAEYLPGFPWHPHRGIETITYVLEGLVEHGDSMGNKGVIASGSVQWMTAGSGIIHQEMPKETPSGMLWGFQFWANLPARQKMMPPRYRDVKAADIPEVSLDSGTKIKIISGEVAGVRGPVQDIVIDPEMLDVSIPAGGVFRHPVKEGHTVIAYILDGHGYFDDRRDAFAFEMSGAGWMDVDRDCRCGPETTVLYERSGQTVEIVALDRALRFVLISGKPLGEPIAWYGPIVMNTQAELRVAFDEYARGTFVKHT from the coding sequence ATGCCAACACGTCGTATCGTCAAGGTGTTCAAGAGTCGCCCGGCCGTTGAGGGCGCGGGCGTGCATCTCAAACGGGCCTTTGGCAATTCCCAGGTGCCGCAGTTCGATCCTTTTTTAATGCTGGACGATTTCCATACCAGCAATCCGGCCGAATATCTGCCGGGATTCCCTTGGCATCCGCATCGCGGCATCGAGACCATCACCTATGTGCTGGAAGGGTTGGTGGAACACGGCGACAGCATGGGCAACAAAGGGGTCATAGCCTCCGGCAGCGTGCAATGGATGACCGCCGGCAGCGGCATCATCCACCAGGAGATGCCCAAGGAAACGCCTTCCGGGATGCTGTGGGGGTTTCAGTTCTGGGCCAACTTGCCGGCCCGCCAAAAGATGATGCCGCCTCGCTATCGGGACGTCAAAGCAGCAGACATTCCCGAGGTCTCCCTGGACTCGGGAACAAAGATCAAGATCATCAGCGGCGAGGTGGCGGGCGTGCGCGGCCCCGTTCAAGACATCGTCATCGATCCCGAAATGTTGGATGTATCGATTCCGGCTGGTGGCGTCTTCAGGCATCCCGTCAAGGAGGGGCACACGGTCATTGCCTACATTTTGGATGGGCACGGCTATTTTGACGACCGCCGCGATGCCTTTGCCTTCGAGATGTCGGGGGCAGGTTGGATGGATGTGGACAGGGACTGCCGCTGTGGCCCCGAAACCACCGTGCTCTATGAACGCAGTGGGCAAACGGTGGAAATCGTCGCTTTGGACAGAGCCTTGCGCTTCGTGCTCATCAGCGGGAAACCGCTTGGCGAGCCCATCGCCTGGTACGGCCCCATTGTCATGAACACGCAGGCTGAGTTGCGCGTTGCCTTTGACGAATATGCCCGGGGCACGTTTGTCAAGCACACCTAG
- a CDS encoding chemotaxis protein CheC produces MPLSSLQLDIMQELINIGVGRAAGMLNQMVNTHIQLQVPVLRVLTPNQLAALYATRPNSVFSAVQLSFTGQFAGISALIFPPKSADKLINVVLGNGAMPGADDSMRTATLQEVGNIVLNGVMGSIANILGEPLRYSPPDYIEADISSIIGQGNGMILVASTQFSMKDHLIDGEVLIIFSLSSFDSLLSAIDTLAAG; encoded by the coding sequence ATGCCGCTTTCCTCCTTGCAGCTCGACATCATGCAGGAGCTGATCAATATCGGCGTGGGCCGGGCCGCCGGAATGCTCAACCAGATGGTCAACACCCACATCCAGCTGCAAGTGCCGGTCTTGCGGGTGTTGACGCCAAACCAGCTGGCGGCGCTGTACGCCACGCGCCCCAACTCGGTCTTCTCAGCGGTCCAGCTGTCGTTTACCGGCCAATTCGCCGGCATCAGCGCCCTTATTTTTCCGCCCAAATCCGCAGACAAGCTCATCAATGTGGTGCTCGGCAACGGGGCCATGCCCGGCGCAGACGACTCCATGCGCACGGCCACCCTCCAGGAAGTGGGCAATATCGTCCTAAACGGCGTCATGGGCTCCATTGCCAACATCCTGGGCGAGCCCCTGCGCTATTCCCCGCCGGACTACATTGAGGCCGACATCAGCTCCATCATTGGCCAGGGCAACGGCATGATCCTCGTGGCCAGCACCCAGTTCAGCATGAAAGACCACCTCATCGACGGCGAGGTGCTCATCATCTTCAGCCTCTCCTCGTTTGACTCCCTGCTCAGCGCCATCGACACCCTGGCTGCCGGCTGA
- a CDS encoding ABC transporter permease encodes MTTDARFTGLFWAVWRRNLRVYRRIWAINFLPPMLEPLFYLIAFALGFSGLITQVVWNGRAMSYTDFFAPSMLAATVMWQAFLETSYSSFVRMFYQKTYDALLATPLTVEEIIVAEIVWGATRAVIAATLMLGVIAALGYAPSWQALAVLPIAFLGGLAFGAMGMAVTSVTSSIDMFNLPIFLVITPMFLFSGTFFPLGGLPAWAAGMATILPLYHLAELTRSACLGLLGPGSLGHVLFLAVFAAVFLVLALAGMRRRLVR; translated from the coding sequence ATGACGACCGATGCGCGTTTTACCGGACTGTTCTGGGCGGTATGGCGGCGCAACCTGCGGGTTTATCGCCGCATCTGGGCCATTAATTTCCTGCCGCCCATGCTGGAGCCGCTGTTTTACCTTATTGCCTTTGCCCTGGGCTTTTCCGGACTGATCACGCAAGTGGTCTGGAACGGCCGGGCCATGTCCTACACTGATTTTTTCGCGCCTTCCATGCTGGCGGCAACGGTCATGTGGCAGGCCTTTCTGGAGACGTCGTACAGTTCATTTGTGCGCATGTTCTACCAGAAGACCTACGACGCGCTGCTGGCCACGCCGCTGACCGTCGAGGAAATCATCGTGGCCGAGATCGTCTGGGGGGCCACCCGGGCGGTCATTGCGGCCACGCTCATGTTGGGGGTCATCGCCGCCCTGGGCTATGCCCCGAGTTGGCAGGCCCTGGCCGTCCTGCCCATCGCTTTCCTTGGCGGTCTGGCCTTTGGGGCCATGGGCATGGCCGTCACCAGCGTCACCTCGTCCATCGACATGTTCAACCTGCCGATCTTCCTGGTCATCACCCCGATGTTTCTTTTCTCCGGGACCTTTTTTCCGCTGGGCGGCCTGCCGGCCTGGGCGGCGGGCATGGCCACCATACTCCCCTTGTACCATCTGGCCGAATTGACCCGGTCGGCCTGCCTGGGCCTTTTAGGTCCGGGGTCCCTGGGGCATGTCCTGTTCCTGGCCGTCTTTGCCGCGGTCTTCCTGGTCCTGGCCCTGGCCGGGATGCGGCGGCGGCTGGTCCGCTAG